Proteins encoded within one genomic window of Felis catus isolate Fca126 chromosome C1, F.catus_Fca126_mat1.0, whole genome shotgun sequence:
- the TAF13 gene encoding transcription initiation factor TFIID subunit 13 has product MADEEEDPTFEEESEEIGGGAEGGQGKRKRLFSKELRCMMYGFGDDQNPYTESVDILEDLVIEFITEMTHKAMSIGRQGRVQVEDIVFLIRKDPRKFARVKDLLTMNEELKRARKAFDEANYGS; this is encoded by the exons ATGGCAGACGAGGAGGAAGATCCTACC TTTgaggaagaaagtgaagaaattgGAGGAGGTGCAGAAGGTGGACAGGGTAAaaggaagagacttttttctAAAGAAT TGCGATGTATGATGTATGGGTTTGGGGATGACCAGAATCCTTATACTGAGTCAGTGGATATTCTTGAAGACCTTGTCATAGAGTTCATCACTgaaatg ACTCACAAGGCAATGTCAATCGGAAGACAAGGTCGGGTACAAGTTGAAGATATCGTCTTCTTGATTCGAAAGGACCCAAGGAAGTTTGCTAGGGTTAAAGACTTGCTTACTATGAATGAAGAATTGAAACGAGCTAGAAAAGCATTTGATGAGGCAAACTATGGATCTTGA